A region of Flavobacterium album DNA encodes the following proteins:
- the carA gene encoding glutamine-hydrolyzing carbamoyl-phosphate synthase small subunit, which yields MKYSNRDRAILLLADGTIFYGKSIGIEGTVFGEVCFNTGMTGYQEIFTDPSYFGQIMVASNAHIGNYGTNEEEIEAEKIMISGLVCKNFSFNHSRPNSTEGLKEYFEKQNLVAISDVDTRALVSYIRDNGAMNAAICTEKCDIEDLKKRLADVPDMKGLELSSKVSTKEPYFIGSPDAKYKVSALDLGIKKNILRNMAKRDCYIKVFPYDATYEDMKSFNPDGYFLSNGPGDPDPLFAAQETARNILDKNEPVFGICLGHQVLALANGISTYKMFNGHRGINHPVRNLLTGEGEITSQNHGFAVVREELEKHPDFEITHEHVNDGTVAGMRMKSKNCFSVQYHPEASPGPHDATYLFDQFIANIESAKK from the coding sequence ATGAAATATTCTAACAGGGACCGCGCGATCCTCCTCCTGGCAGACGGTACGATCTTTTATGGTAAATCGATAGGCATTGAAGGTACCGTTTTTGGCGAAGTTTGCTTTAACACCGGGATGACCGGATACCAGGAGATCTTTACAGACCCATCCTATTTTGGTCAGATCATGGTAGCATCCAATGCCCATATCGGCAACTACGGCACCAATGAAGAGGAAATTGAAGCCGAAAAGATAATGATCTCCGGGCTGGTTTGCAAAAACTTTAGCTTTAACCATTCTAGGCCAAACTCGACTGAAGGTTTGAAGGAATACTTTGAAAAGCAAAACCTTGTAGCAATATCCGATGTGGATACCCGTGCGTTGGTGAGCTACATCCGTGACAATGGCGCTATGAACGCGGCCATCTGTACCGAGAAATGCGACATAGAAGACCTGAAAAAGCGCCTTGCCGATGTTCCGGACATGAAGGGACTCGAACTGTCTTCAAAAGTTTCCACCAAGGAGCCTTACTTCATAGGCAGCCCGGATGCGAAATATAAGGTTTCGGCATTGGATCTCGGCATTAAGAAAAACATATTAAGGAACATGGCAAAAAGGGATTGCTACATTAAAGTTTTCCCGTATGATGCTACTTACGAGGATATGAAAAGCTTCAATCCGGATGGCTACTTCCTTTCGAACGGCCCCGGCGATCCTGACCCGCTTTTTGCAGCTCAGGAAACAGCACGTAATATATTAGATAAGAACGAGCCGGTATTCGGTATCTGCCTTGGGCATCAGGTTTTGGCTTTAGCCAACGGCATTTCAACCTATAAGATGTTCAATGGACACAGGGGCATTAACCATCCTGTGCGCAACCTGCTTACCGGCGAAGGCGAAATCACCTCGCAAAACCACGGATTTGCAGTAGTCCGTGAAGAACTTGAAAAGCATCCTGACTTTGAGATCACTCACGAGCATGTGAACGACGGTACCGTGGCAGGTATGCGAATGAAGAGCAAAAACTGCTTCTCGGTGCAGTACCACCCGGAGGCAAGCCCGGGCCCGCACGATGCAACTTACCTTTTCGACCAGTTTATCGCAAATATCGAGAGCGCGAAAAAATAA
- the rplQ gene encoding 50S ribosomal protein L17 translates to MRHGKKNNHLSRQTGHRKSMLANMACSLIEHKRINTTVAKAKALKQFVEPLVTKSKEDTTHNRRIVFAYLRNKYAVTELFREVAAKVGDRPGGYTRIIKLGNRLGDNADMAMIELVDFNELYNATAKEAKKTTRRSRTAKKADAAAPVAEAPAAKEAPAVDTDENKEATE, encoded by the coding sequence ATGAGACACGGAAAAAAGAATAATCACTTAAGCAGGCAGACCGGGCATAGGAAATCTATGCTTGCGAACATGGCCTGTTCACTTATAGAGCACAAGCGTATCAATACGACTGTTGCCAAAGCTAAAGCGCTTAAGCAGTTTGTTGAGCCTTTGGTTACTAAATCTAAAGAAGATACTACGCACAACAGGCGTATTGTATTTGCTTACCTTCGCAACAAATATGCGGTTACTGAACTTTTCAGGGAAGTTGCTGCTAAAGTAGGCGATCGTCCGGGTGGATATACCCGTATCATTAAGCTTGGTAACCGTCTTGGTGACAACGCTGATATGGCAATGATCGAACTGGTAGACTTTAACGAACTGTACAATGCTACAGCTAAAGAAGCTAAGAAAACTACACGCCGTAGCCGTACTGCCAAGAAAGCAGACGCTGCTGCACCGGTGGCCGAAGCTCCTGCAGCTAAAGAAGCTCCTGCTGTTGATACAGACGAAAACAAAGAAGCTACTGAATAA